In one Thermodesulfobium acidiphilum genomic region, the following are encoded:
- a CDS encoding alpha/beta hydrolase family protein, whose translation MNRREFLGILALGTLLNLEPFNNIAFAQVNGSSEGSELFANKEFSYQALRALSKTFSSCADIKECFLAIKNIKDNDTNSWYEGWKTQGDRLYSLAEEYYSQGFLVSARETYLRASNYLRTSGFFLGANPKDPRIFDNYTKSRTSFVKAASLFDPKIESIEIQYQNTTIPLYFVKASSDSTPRPTVVMVGGFDSNAEELVMDWGFGAVKRGFNFATFDGPGQGRALILQGLYFRPDFEKVSKPIINYIVTRKDVNLKKIAMFGVDLGGYFAPRACAFDSRIALLVADGGVFDYYSSLISLLPPVAKKLLETDKAAFNKAMAEALRNNTTFRWAIHHGMWAFNASTIADFFLKTKPYNLRDIITNINCPTLVINSTNTFFFRGESKKFYDLLECPREIINMTASEGAEEGSQVGALGYAQGVIFNWLEYHLNKIS comes from the coding sequence TTGAACAGGAGAGAATTCTTGGGTATCCTGGCTTTAGGCACACTTCTTAACCTTGAACCATTCAACAACATTGCATTTGCACAGGTTAATGGTTCTTCAGAAGGAAGCGAGTTATTTGCAAATAAAGAATTTTCTTATCAAGCTCTCAGAGCGCTTTCAAAGACTTTTTCTTCTTGTGCGGACATAAAGGAGTGCTTTTTAGCGATCAAAAACATCAAAGACAATGATACAAATAGCTGGTACGAAGGCTGGAAGACTCAAGGAGATAGATTATACTCTCTTGCAGAAGAGTATTATTCTCAAGGTTTTCTGGTAAGTGCAAGAGAAACCTATTTAAGAGCATCTAATTATCTAAGGACTTCAGGTTTTTTTCTTGGTGCCAATCCGAAAGATCCAAGGATTTTCGATAATTATACCAAGAGTAGAACTTCTTTCGTTAAAGCTGCCTCACTCTTTGATCCAAAAATTGAATCTATAGAAATCCAATACCAGAATACTACTATCCCGCTTTACTTTGTGAAGGCGTCAAGCGACTCAACACCCAGGCCAACCGTAGTTATGGTAGGCGGTTTTGACTCCAATGCAGAAGAGCTCGTTATGGATTGGGGCTTTGGTGCTGTGAAAAGAGGCTTTAATTTTGCTACCTTTGATGGTCCTGGACAAGGAAGAGCACTTATTCTTCAGGGGCTTTACTTTAGACCTGACTTTGAAAAGGTTAGTAAACCTATAATAAATTATATTGTAACCAGAAAGGATGTAAATCTTAAAAAAATAGCTATGTTTGGAGTAGATTTAGGAGGGTATTTTGCGCCAAGAGCATGTGCTTTTGATAGTAGGATTGCTCTATTGGTAGCTGATGGTGGAGTTTTTGACTATTATAGTTCTTTAATTTCGCTCCTTCCACCCGTCGCAAAAAAACTTCTTGAGACTGATAAGGCAGCTTTCAACAAGGCCATGGCCGAAGCGCTAAGGAACAATACCACCTTTAGGTGGGCAATTCACCACGGCATGTGGGCTTTTAACGCTTCTACTATTGCTGATTTTTTCTTAAAGACAAAGCCATATAACCTAAGAGATATTATAACAAATATCAATTGCCCTACTCTGGTTATAAACTCTACAAACACCTTTTTCTTTAGAGGTGAGTCTAAAAAATTCTACGATCTGCTTGAATGTCCAAGAGAGATAATTAATATGACTGCAAGCGAAGGGGCTGAAGAGGGATCTCAGGTCGGAGCTCTTGGTTATGCTCAGGGGGTAATATTTAACTGGTTGGAGTATCATCTGAACAAGATTTCTTAG
- a CDS encoding HAD family hydrolase — MRFTIMWDFDGTIADTTDLIIESYQQTFKHFFGFEYPREKILSVFSLPMRESFIALGFEEDIIDRMLNYYRQYHESVFSSRIKAYPGAREIIEELSKEGVVQAIVTSRRRRTTYEGIQHLKIAEFIQEVVCSEDVIRTKPDPEPIEKVLERTNADKKTSFMIGDSQYDQMAAKQANIKFLGALWGPRPESLYPDKNSFLISDFKEVKNYVFCYNDKIL, encoded by the coding sequence ATGAGGTTTACAATAATGTGGGATTTTGACGGAACAATTGCCGACACTACCGATCTAATAATAGAATCTTATCAGCAAACCTTCAAACACTTTTTTGGATTCGAATACCCAAGAGAAAAGATATTAAGCGTTTTTTCTCTCCCTATGAGAGAGAGCTTTATAGCGCTTGGCTTCGAAGAGGATATCATAGACAGAATGTTAAATTACTATCGACAATACCATGAATCTGTATTCTCTTCCAGAATAAAGGCATATCCAGGAGCAAGAGAAATTATTGAAGAACTTTCAAAAGAGGGCGTCGTTCAGGCAATTGTAACTTCTAGAAGACGCCGTACCACATATGAAGGAATACAACATCTTAAAATTGCGGAATTTATTCAAGAAGTAGTATGTAGCGAAGACGTTATTCGAACAAAGCCTGACCCAGAACCAATCGAAAAAGTTTTGGAAAGAACTAACGCTGACAAAAAAACATCGTTCATGATTGGTGATAGCCAGTACGATCAAATGGCTGCAAAACAAGCTAATATAAAATTTCTTGGAGCCTTATGGGGACCAAGACCAGAAAGCTTATATCCTGACAAAAATTCTTTTTTGATAAGTGACTTTAAAGAGGTTAAAAATTATGTTTTTTGTTATAATGATAAAATTCTATAA
- a CDS encoding enoyl-ACP reductase FabI translates to MGILDGKKALIFGLANDKSIAWGISKAFKEEGAELALTYLPVMEKRVKPLAENLKAKIVLPCDVNKNDDLKAVHDSIKNEWGLIDILVHSVAYAPKEEFEEGLLQTTREGFKIAMETSCYSLIAMCNAFYPLMQGREASVITMTYYGAEKVVPHYNIMAVCKAALEASVRFLAYDLGPKKIRINAISAGPIKTLAAFGIKGFSELLKHNEQNSPLMRTVTIEDVGNLASFLASDRSKNITGDIIYVDAGYHVMGTPRAPEDL, encoded by the coding sequence GTGGGTATATTAGATGGCAAAAAAGCTCTCATTTTTGGTCTTGCTAATGATAAGAGCATCGCATGGGGCATTTCGAAGGCATTTAAGGAAGAAGGGGCTGAGCTCGCTCTCACCTATCTCCCTGTCATGGAAAAAAGGGTTAAACCGCTCGCAGAAAACCTTAAGGCTAAAATTGTTCTTCCTTGTGACGTAAATAAAAATGATGATCTAAAAGCAGTTCATGATTCAATAAAAAATGAATGGGGTTTAATCGACATATTAGTACACTCGGTAGCATATGCTCCAAAAGAAGAATTCGAAGAAGGCCTGCTACAAACAACAAGAGAAGGCTTTAAAATAGCAATGGAAACCAGTTGCTACTCGCTAATTGCTATGTGTAATGCTTTTTACCCCCTTATGCAGGGGCGTGAGGCATCGGTTATAACAATGACATATTATGGGGCAGAAAAAGTTGTGCCTCACTATAATATAATGGCAGTTTGTAAAGCTGCTCTCGAAGCATCGGTCAGGTTTCTCGCATATGACCTCGGTCCAAAAAAGATTAGAATAAACGCAATTTCTGCAGGCCCGATTAAAACTCTTGCAGCCTTTGGCATAAAGGGTTTTAGTGAACTACTAAAACATAACGAGCAAAATTCTCCACTTATGAGAACAGTCACAATTGAAGATGTAGGAAATCTCGCTTCTTTTTTGGCATCAGATAGATCTAAAAATATTACAGGCGATATTATTTATGTAGATGCGGGTTATCATGTTATGGGAACTCCTAGGGCTCCAGAAGATTTATAA
- a CDS encoding ammonium transporter, whose protein sequence is MMVSTALVMFMTFPGLILFYSGLVKKLSALNTMLMSIVSYAIVSVMWFVFGFPLAFGKDVFGIIGTFSDIFFSHITSLSGSIPIILFAVYQMTFAAITVSLISGALVERIKFKSWIIFTVLWITFVYIPLVHWVWGGGWLAKLGVLDFAGGIVVHISAGISALAMCLILGRRKDMRILPHQLGYSVVGAGLLWFGWFGFNAGSALSSGQLAVDAFINTNMAASVGLLTWMAIDLIKDKKATVLGAISGSIAGLGAITPAVGYVNISSAFVIGMISSCFCYTAISYIKPKFNYDDSLDVFGIHGISGIWGSLALGLFANPIINGAKGLFFGGVHQIIFQIIGVSVAIIYCFTITLLIGLFIKRFFGLRVSREFEIKGLDESEHEESAYEF, encoded by the coding sequence ATGATGGTTTCTACGGCGCTTGTAATGTTTATGACATTTCCTGGGCTAATTCTTTTTTACAGTGGATTGGTTAAAAAATTAAGCGCCCTTAACACGATGCTGATGTCTATCGTTTCATATGCTATTGTTTCTGTTATGTGGTTTGTTTTTGGTTTTCCACTGGCTTTTGGCAAAGATGTTTTTGGTATAATAGGTACTTTTTCAGACATCTTTTTCTCTCATATTACGTCTCTTTCTGGCTCTATACCTATAATTCTTTTTGCAGTTTATCAGATGACATTTGCAGCTATTACTGTTTCTCTTATTTCTGGCGCACTTGTAGAGAGAATAAAATTTAAGAGCTGGATAATATTTACAGTTTTATGGATTACCTTTGTTTATATCCCTCTTGTCCACTGGGTATGGGGCGGTGGATGGCTTGCCAAATTAGGAGTATTAGATTTTGCCGGCGGTATTGTGGTTCATATTAGCGCAGGAATTTCTGCTCTTGCAATGTGTTTGATTCTCGGTAGGAGAAAGGATATGAGGATTTTGCCGCATCAGTTGGGTTATTCAGTTGTTGGTGCAGGTCTTTTATGGTTTGGTTGGTTTGGATTTAATGCAGGGAGCGCTCTTTCTTCGGGCCAACTTGCAGTTGATGCTTTTATAAATACAAATATGGCAGCCTCTGTTGGTCTTTTGACATGGATGGCAATCGATCTCATAAAGGATAAGAAGGCAACTGTTTTAGGGGCAATATCGGGTTCTATAGCAGGACTTGGTGCTATTACCCCTGCTGTGGGCTATGTGAATATTTCGAGCGCTTTTGTTATTGGGATGATATCATCTTGTTTTTGCTACACTGCTATTTCATATATCAAACCAAAATTTAACTACGATGACAGCCTTGACGTATTTGGTATCCACGGGATTTCAGGTATATGGGGGAGCCTGGCGTTGGGTTTATTTGCAAATCCTATAATAAACGGTGCAAAAGGACTTTTTTTTGGTGGTGTGCATCAGATTATTTTTCAAATAATAGGTGTATCTGTGGCTATAATTTATTGTTTTACGATAACTCTCTTAATCGGGTTATTTATTAAAAGATTTTTTGGCTTAAGGGTTTCAAGAGAATTTGAGATAAAGGGTCTCGATGAAAGCGAACACGAGGAATCAGCTTATGAATTCTAA
- a CDS encoding P-II family nitrogen regulator, translating into MFKYIIAIVRPYKLDEIKETLMETGFVKGMSVSEIRGFGRQRGHKERYRGSEYVVDFVEKIKLEIAVEDEYLDKVIEIIREAAKTGDVGDGKIFVLPMENVIRIRTAEEGKEAL; encoded by the coding sequence TTGTTTAAGTACATAATTGCAATTGTTCGACCTTACAAGTTAGATGAAATAAAAGAAACTCTTATGGAGACAGGGTTTGTTAAGGGTATGAGCGTATCTGAGATTAGGGGTTTTGGAAGACAGCGCGGCCATAAAGAAAGATATCGTGGTTCTGAATATGTTGTTGACTTTGTGGAAAAAATAAAGCTTGAAATTGCGGTAGAAGACGAATATTTGGACAAGGTGATTGAGATTATTAGGGAAGCTGCCAAAACTGGCGATGTTGGTGATGGTAAGATATTTGTTCTTCCAATGGAAAATGTTATCAGAATAAGGACTGCAGAAGAGGGCAAAGAGGCACTATAA